Proteins encoded by one window of Lathyrus oleraceus cultivar Zhongwan6 chromosome 1, CAAS_Psat_ZW6_1.0, whole genome shotgun sequence:
- the LOC127096822 gene encoding uncharacterized protein LOC127096822, giving the protein MEERRKKVIEEAKGDESLMVDPPELKRYEAWLMARQKPSGNFTSEATNLVASKIGELVEKNTQGTIVFEGRDDILTVALGINEHPGRIRTAPRGVGFKKFYGKSSRSTLGGVSQDDLLAHLQALEQKMNIDFQHKLQKHLQQQRTELQQQMQKEMQEERAQIQQGMKLLQQMQLELRSERPKEMFIKEHVESVGTSTNGSCSKVMTTEDLTKKMDASEDYLKKINNLKENSFSLDLDHETSELSVFIDRVDLNELTSGIKWLSTSILSLWCTYLHRMCISKNFNKLFGFLDPNRILVHTKPAEVIQTYIQNKLDGEPKKCYLGPLLNSNHWQLFVICPEDNIIFWFCSLNRSPKKNIKVILEGALEGYHLLRGIKKKKPNWKNIMGHQQDNGWACGYYVMKNMFDIIDACIVERFNEIFTDTSSYEKESIDHIRQLWAQFFLQKVEEQENQEKKDLMTK; this is encoded by the exons ATGGAAGAGAGGAGGAAAAAAGTGATTGAAGAGGCCAAAGGTGATGAAAGTTTGATGGTTGACCCTCCCGAACTAAAGCGATATGAGGCATGGTTGATGGCTCGACAGAAGCCATCGGGAAATTTTACATCTGAGGCAACAAACTTAGTAGCATCTAAGATT GGAGAGTTAGTGGAAAAAAATACACAAGGTACTATTGTCTTTGAAGGGCGTGACGATATCTTGACTGTTGCCCTTGGAATAAATGAACACCCTGGTCGGATCCGCACTGCTCCTAGGGGTGTGGGCTTTAAGAAATTCTATGGAAAAAGTTCACGCTCCACCTTAGGAGGTGTCTCTCAAGATGACCTTCTAGCCCACCTTCAAGCCTTGGAGCAAAAAATGAATATAGATTTCCAACATAAATTACAAAAACatctccaacaacaaagaacAGAGCTCCAACAACAAATGCAAAAAGAGATGCAAGAGGAGAGAGCTCAAATCCAACAAGGAATGAAACTCCTACAACAGATGCAATTGGAGCTCCGCTCCGAGAGGCCTAAAGAGATGTTTATAAAAGAG CATGTAGAATCTGTGGGTACGAGCACTAACGGAAGTTGCTCAAAGGTTATGACTACTGAAGATTTAACTAAAAAAATGGATGCTTCTGAAGATTACCTCAAAAAGATTAACAATCTCAAGGAAAATTCATTCTCTCTAGATTTGGATCATGAAACAAGTGAACTCTCAGTTTTTATTGATAGGGTGGATCTTAATGAATTAACTTCCGGTATTAAATGGCTATCCACATCTATCTTGTCTTTATGGTGCAC ATATCTACATCGCATGTGTATCTCCAAGAATTTCAACAAACTATTTGGGTTTCTCGATCCAAATAGGATACTAGTTCACACAAAACCGGCCGAAGTTATTCAAACATACATACAAAATAAGTTGGATGGAGAGCCAAAAAAATGTTATTTAGGACCATTGCTAAATAG CAATCACTGGCAATTGTTTGTCATTTGTCCTGAAGATAatattattttttggttttgttcaTTAAACAGATCTCCTAAGAAAAATATTAAGGTCATATTGGAGGG AGCTCTAGAAGGTTATCATTTATTAAGAGGTATTAAGAAGAAGAAGCCTAATTGGAAGAATATTATG GGGCATCAACAAGATAACGGATGGGCATGTGGATATTATGTCAtgaaaaatatgtttgacattATTGATGCTTGTATTGTTGAAAGATTCAATGAG ATATTCACAGACACCTCATCATATGAAAAAGAGTCAATTGATCACATCCGACAACTTTGGGCTCAATTCTTTTTGCAAAAGGTTGAAGAGCAAGAGAACCAGGAAAAGAAAGATTTAATGACAAAATAG